The Panulirus ornatus isolate Po-2019 chromosome 5, ASM3632096v1, whole genome shotgun sequence genome includes a window with the following:
- the Arp5 gene encoding actin-related protein 5 isoform X2: MTATEETIRIFELKDARSVPDAIHPYDTSYKGTPLIIDNGSYQCRIGWATDQEPRIVYRNCYAKHRKDRGKKIAAETEILVANEIGNIEAVRFQLKSPHDENVVTHFEAQEIMFDYTFSHLGISTTQVDHPVILTEAFCNPNYSRQLMSELLFECYGIPSVTYCVDGLLSYHRNNHDKHDGLLVNIGNYTTHIIPILNGCADPGSSRRIRMGGLHLTKFLWRWLQLRFPQHLNAITLSRAEEILHNHMYIAEDYMSEISKWSDVNYYEKCVRRIQLPFVAAPVSTVSVEQQRERRKEAARRLVELNAKKREEKEPKPKRVCEDVSPKKKADLEQWVEEVKQQWREIQARRAARRHKRQEMAKRRTAASQERMRIISQLARREKKDDNFGMRDEDWDVYKAINKEGGGSDSEEENEKLQELESALRQHSPEFLGDSTASKPTSVAENYQIQLSTEQIRIGELLFQPYMYGLEQGGITATIQYVLGLFDSTTQNRLVSNVFLTGSPSSLPGLKPRIERELLAMRPFQSHFNVSLAKNPILDAWYGARDTSEELVAVGLTRTDYLEHGGDRIRYHKDGNMFWAPLTPIAPESAPGSAVPSKETTPAPEAKPVSECIFSTDIITTVEPTGDSSSS; this comes from the exons ATGACAGCAACTG AAGAAACTATACGAATCTTCGAACTCAAAGATGCTCGATCAGTCCCAGATGCAATTCATCCTTATGATACAAGTTATAAAGGCACTCCACTCATCATAGACAATG GGTCATATCAGTGTCGCATAGGATGGGCAACAGATCAGGAACCAAGAATTGTATACCGGAATTGCTATGCCAAACACAGAaaagacagaggaaagaaaattgCAGCG GAGACTGAAATATTAGTTGCAAATGAAATTGGGAATATTGAAGCTGTGAGATTCCAGTTGAAATCCCCACATGACGAAAATGTTGTTACTCATTTTGAAGCTCAAGAAATAATGTTTGACTATACATTCTCTCACTTGGGCATCAGCACAACTCAAGTAGACCATCCAGTTATTCTCACAGAGGCATTCTGTAATCCAAACTACTCTAGACAAT TAATGTCAGAACTTCTGTTTGAGTGCTATGGAATCCCAAGTGTAACATACTGTGTGGATGGCCTGCTGAGTTATCACAGAAACAATCATGATAAGCATGATGGACTTCTTGTTAACATTGGGAattacacaacacacatcatCCCAATCTTAAATGGTTGTGCTGATCCAGGAAGCTCACGCAGAATTAGGATGGGCGGCTTACATCTTACCAAGTTTTTGTGGCGATGGTTACAGCTGAGGTTCCCACAGCATTTGAATGCCATTACATTATCCAGAGCAGAG GAGATTCTTCATAATCATATGTACATTGCTGAGGATTACATGTCAGAAATTTCCAAGTGGTCAGATGTCAACTACTATGAAAAATGTGTTCGGAGAATTCAGCTTCCTTTTGTAGCTGCACCAGTTAGCACTGTATCAGTGGAACAACAGCGAGAGCGGCGTAAGGAAGCAGCAAGGAGACTTGTAGAGTTGAAtgctaagaaaagagaagagaag GAGCCCAAACCaaagagagtgtgtgaggatgtaagCCCCAAGAAGAAAGCAGACTTGGAGCAGTGGGTTGAGGAAGTGAAACAGCAGTGGCGGGAGATTCAGGCTCGTCGTGCTGCCAGGCGACACAAAAG ACAGGAAATGGCTAAGCGACGCACAGCAGCATCACAGGAGAGAATGCGTATAATTTCACAGTTagcaagaagagagaagaaagatgataattTTGGCATGAGAGATGAAGATTGGGATGTTTACAAGGCTATCAACAAG GAGGGTGGAGGATCAGACAGTGAGGAAGAGAATGAAAAGTTGCAGGAGTTGGAATCAGCCTTACGACAACACAGTCCTGAGTTCTTGGGAGACTCTACTGCTAGCAAACCCACATCAGTTGCTGAAAACTATCAGATTCAGCTGTCAACAGAACAG ATTAGAATTGGAGAGTTGCTCTTCCAGCCTTACATGTACGGACTTGAGCAGGGTGGGATAACAGCCACCATTCAGTATGTTTTAGGTCTTTTTGACTCAACTACTCAAAATAGACTGGTCAGCAATGTTTTCCTTACTGGCAGTCCTTCATCACTTCCAGGATTGAAACCCAGAATAGAGCGGGAACTTCTGGCTATGAGACCATTCCAGTCACATTTCAATGTCAGCTTGGCCAAG AATCCGATCTTGGATGCATGGTATGGAGCCCGAGACACTTCAGAAGAGCTGGTAGCTGTGGGGCTAACCAGGACAGACTACCTAGAGCATGGAGGGGACAGGATCAGATATCATAAAGATG GTAATATGTTCTGGGCCCCTCTGACTCCAATAGCACCAGAGTCAGCACCAGGATCTGCAGTTCCTAGTAAAGAGACCACTCCAGCACCTGAGGCTAAACCAGTATCAGAGTGTATATTCTCCACTGATATCATAACAACTGTTGAACCCACTGGAGATTCTTCATCAAGTTAA
- the Arp5 gene encoding actin-related protein 5 isoform X1: MTATEETIRIFELKDARSVPDAIHPYDTSYKGTPLIIDNGSYQCRIGWATDQEPRIVYRNCYAKHRKDRGKKIAAETEILVANEIGNIEAVRFQLKSPHDENVVTHFEAQEIMFDYTFSHLGISTTQVDHPVILTEAFCNPNYSRQLMSELLFECYGIPSVTYCVDGLLSYHRNNHDKHDGLLVNIGNYTTHIIPILNGCADPGSSRRIRMGGLHLTKFLWRWLQLRFPQHLNAITLSRAEEILHNHMYIAEDYMSEISKWSDVNYYEKCVRRIQLPFVAAPVSTVSVEQQRERRKEAARRLVELNAKKREEKLMEDEAELTRLIELEEAMEEFTPDEPEYQHALEEAEVTSPDDLAKKISLLHQKIEKTRQKMMQATSASTEEEEPKPKRVCEDVSPKKKADLEQWVEEVKQQWREIQARRAARRHKRQEMAKRRTAASQERMRIISQLARREKKDDNFGMRDEDWDVYKAINKEGGGSDSEEENEKLQELESALRQHSPEFLGDSTASKPTSVAENYQIQLSTEQIRIGELLFQPYMYGLEQGGITATIQYVLGLFDSTTQNRLVSNVFLTGSPSSLPGLKPRIERELLAMRPFQSHFNVSLAKNPILDAWYGARDTSEELVAVGLTRTDYLEHGGDRIRYHKDGNMFWAPLTPIAPESAPGSAVPSKETTPAPEAKPVSECIFSTDIITTVEPTGDSSSS; the protein is encoded by the exons ATGACAGCAACTG AAGAAACTATACGAATCTTCGAACTCAAAGATGCTCGATCAGTCCCAGATGCAATTCATCCTTATGATACAAGTTATAAAGGCACTCCACTCATCATAGACAATG GGTCATATCAGTGTCGCATAGGATGGGCAACAGATCAGGAACCAAGAATTGTATACCGGAATTGCTATGCCAAACACAGAaaagacagaggaaagaaaattgCAGCG GAGACTGAAATATTAGTTGCAAATGAAATTGGGAATATTGAAGCTGTGAGATTCCAGTTGAAATCCCCACATGACGAAAATGTTGTTACTCATTTTGAAGCTCAAGAAATAATGTTTGACTATACATTCTCTCACTTGGGCATCAGCACAACTCAAGTAGACCATCCAGTTATTCTCACAGAGGCATTCTGTAATCCAAACTACTCTAGACAAT TAATGTCAGAACTTCTGTTTGAGTGCTATGGAATCCCAAGTGTAACATACTGTGTGGATGGCCTGCTGAGTTATCACAGAAACAATCATGATAAGCATGATGGACTTCTTGTTAACATTGGGAattacacaacacacatcatCCCAATCTTAAATGGTTGTGCTGATCCAGGAAGCTCACGCAGAATTAGGATGGGCGGCTTACATCTTACCAAGTTTTTGTGGCGATGGTTACAGCTGAGGTTCCCACAGCATTTGAATGCCATTACATTATCCAGAGCAGAG GAGATTCTTCATAATCATATGTACATTGCTGAGGATTACATGTCAGAAATTTCCAAGTGGTCAGATGTCAACTACTATGAAAAATGTGTTCGGAGAATTCAGCTTCCTTTTGTAGCTGCACCAGTTAGCACTGTATCAGTGGAACAACAGCGAGAGCGGCGTAAGGAAGCAGCAAGGAGACTTGTAGAGTTGAAtgctaagaaaagagaagagaag CTGATGGAGGATGAAGCAGAATTAACCCGCTTGATAGAGTTAGAGGAGGCCATGGAGGAGTTTACTCCAGATGAACCTGAATATCAACATGCCCTTGAGGAAGCAGAAGTTACATCCCCAGATGATCTGGCCAAAAAGATCTCACTACTGCACCAGAAGATTGAGAAGACTCGTCAGAAGATGATGCAAGCTACTTCTGCTTCCACTGAAGAGGAG GAGCCCAAACCaaagagagtgtgtgaggatgtaagCCCCAAGAAGAAAGCAGACTTGGAGCAGTGGGTTGAGGAAGTGAAACAGCAGTGGCGGGAGATTCAGGCTCGTCGTGCTGCCAGGCGACACAAAAG ACAGGAAATGGCTAAGCGACGCACAGCAGCATCACAGGAGAGAATGCGTATAATTTCACAGTTagcaagaagagagaagaaagatgataattTTGGCATGAGAGATGAAGATTGGGATGTTTACAAGGCTATCAACAAG GAGGGTGGAGGATCAGACAGTGAGGAAGAGAATGAAAAGTTGCAGGAGTTGGAATCAGCCTTACGACAACACAGTCCTGAGTTCTTGGGAGACTCTACTGCTAGCAAACCCACATCAGTTGCTGAAAACTATCAGATTCAGCTGTCAACAGAACAG ATTAGAATTGGAGAGTTGCTCTTCCAGCCTTACATGTACGGACTTGAGCAGGGTGGGATAACAGCCACCATTCAGTATGTTTTAGGTCTTTTTGACTCAACTACTCAAAATAGACTGGTCAGCAATGTTTTCCTTACTGGCAGTCCTTCATCACTTCCAGGATTGAAACCCAGAATAGAGCGGGAACTTCTGGCTATGAGACCATTCCAGTCACATTTCAATGTCAGCTTGGCCAAG AATCCGATCTTGGATGCATGGTATGGAGCCCGAGACACTTCAGAAGAGCTGGTAGCTGTGGGGCTAACCAGGACAGACTACCTAGAGCATGGAGGGGACAGGATCAGATATCATAAAGATG GTAATATGTTCTGGGCCCCTCTGACTCCAATAGCACCAGAGTCAGCACCAGGATCTGCAGTTCCTAGTAAAGAGACCACTCCAGCACCTGAGGCTAAACCAGTATCAGAGTGTATATTCTCCACTGATATCATAACAACTGTTGAACCCACTGGAGATTCTTCATCAAGTTAA